A window from Salvia miltiorrhiza cultivar Shanhuang (shh) chromosome 2, IMPLAD_Smil_shh, whole genome shotgun sequence encodes these proteins:
- the LOC131010230 gene encoding cytosolic sulfotransferase 12-like: MQKSVESPTKMVSTTEDNEVEMEVPKARFWDAMDITQWEGFWFGPGLLKPAFTFRSSFHARDDDVILASTMKTGTTWLKSLSLCILKNRDDPKHDMLAMENPHFHVPTIESTLYSTKPLHVDIYDASGPRLLHTHLPHAVLPDSIKESGCKVVYMARNPKDTLISMWHFFNSFLRPDREPFPLEKAVDCFCSGLHQYGPFSNHVAEYWLESRKRPHKILFVKYEEMKSDPKGQVSRIADFLGRPFGEEEQVDEVLWRCSLERLRNLEVNKNGSVLLNVPNTSYFRKGEVGDWKNYLTSEMEERIDQTIGLKLQAIGLIL; encoded by the coding sequence ATGCAGAAATCTGTTGAATCTCCAACTAAAATGGTGTCTACCACCGAAGATAATGAGGTGGAGATGGAGGTACCAAAAGCGCGGTTTTGGGATGCAATGGACATCACCCAATGGGAAGGCTTTTGGTTCGGGCCAGGCCTGTTGAAGCCCGCCTTCACATTCCGGTCGAGCTTCCACGCCCGGGATGATGACGTAATCCTCGCATCAACCATGAAAACGGGCACCACGTGGCTTAAGTCACTCTCTCTCTGCATCTTAAAAAACCGTGATGACCCAAAACACGATATGTTAGCCATGGAGAATCCGCACTTCCACGTCCCGACAATTGAGAGCACTCTTTATTCGACCAAGCCCCTTCACGTGGACATCTACGACGCGTCGGGTCCCCGTCTCCTCCACACGCACTTGCCGCACGCCGTGTTGCCCGACTCGATCAAGGAGTCGGGCTGCAAGGTCGTGTACATGGCACGGAACCCCAAGGACACCCTCATCTCCATGTGGCACTTCTTCAACTCATTTCTAAGGCCCGATCGGGAACCGTTTCCATTAGAGAAAGCGGTCGACTGTTTCTGCTCGGGCCTGCATCAATATGGGCCATTCTCCAACCACGTGGCAGAGTATTGGCTCGAGAGTCGGAAAAGGCCCCACAAAATCTTGTTCGTCAAGTACGAGGAGATGAAGTCCGACCCCAAGGGACAGGTGTCGAGGATCGCGGACTTCTTAGGGAGGCCATTCGGAGAGGAGGAGCAAGTTGATGAGGTTTTGTGGAGGTGTAGTTTGGAGAGGCTAAGGAATTTGGAGGTGAACAAGAATGGATCAGTTTTGTTGAATGTGCCAAATACTTCTTATTTTAGGAAAGGGGAAGTTGGAGATTGGAAGAATTATTTGACTTCGGAAATGGAAGAGCGAATTGATCAAACAATTGGCCTTAAGCTTCAGGCCATTGGGCTAATTCTGTAA
- the LOC131009741 gene encoding uncharacterized protein LOC131009741: MCDKWWGRSNFDWAVRESEGRSGGILSVWNKDKFVATSKWNVTGAVIVNGIWLQGGLHCCFVNVYAPMGTTEKESLWDTLQLIALQNKDSCLCFLGDFNAVRDPGERVGKGAVFNQADARSFDAFIRQSNLLEIRTQGRKFTWYQPGGGCKSKLDRFLVNEKWMQEWPDTVGRGLQRSVSDHYLKDELQELDIFDDTFGLEESETIRRNELRAKIFLKSKEKWLDVGGCWIEDPKTIKENVKTFFENHFKKMPRVLPMIPGDFTARKVSAANNAELIKTFSESEIKEAIWSCDGDKSPGPDGFNLKFWKASWEIIKKDFLKVMTEFHSNGKIPRGCNSSFIVLIPKKEGACSLEEFRPISLICSLYKVIAKVLANRMKQVMDSVISDNQSAFIGGRYILDGVVVLNEVIAEATKKRKRRIIFKV, encoded by the exons ATGTGTGATAAGTGGTGGGGGAGGAGTAATTTTGATTGGGCTGTGAGGGAGTCAGAAGGCAGATCGGGTGGAATACTATCGGTCTGGAACAAGGATAAGTTTGTGGCAACTAGTAAATGGAACGTGACGGGGGCTGTTATTGTTAATGGGATTTGGCTACAAGGAGGCCTGCATTGTTGTTTTGTTAATGTGTATGCGCCCATGGGAACCACCGAAAAGGAATCTTTGTGGGATACATTACAGCTCATTGCTCTTCAAAACAAAGACTCTTGCCTGTGTTTTCTTGGCGACTTCAACGCAGTGCGTGATCCGGGAGAAAGGGTGGGGAAAGGTGCTGTCTTTAATCAAGCAGATGCAAGGTCTTTTGACGCTTTTATTCGGCAAAGTAATCTGCTGGAAATCAGAACACAGGGGAGAAAGTTTACGTGGTATCAACCTGGTGGAGGATGTAAGAGCAAACTAGACAGATTTTTGGTCAACGAGAAATGGATGCAGGAATGGCCGGACACAGTCGGAAGGGGGCTTCAGAGATCAGTGTCGGATCATT ATCTTAAGGATGAACTTCAGGAGCTGGACATTTTTGATGACACCTTTGGTCTTGAGGAGAGTGAGACAATCAGGAGAAATGAATTACGAGCAAAGATTTTccttaaatccaaagaaaaat GGCTTGATGTTGGGGGCTGCTGGATCGAGGATCCAAAGACCATTAAGGAGAACGTCAAAACGTTCTTCGAGAATCACTTCAAGAAGATGCCGCGCGTCCTACCTATGATACCGGGAGATTTCACTGCTCGGAAAGTTTCTGCAGCGAATAATGCGGAGCTGATCAAAACTTTTTCAGAATCAGAAATTAAAGAGGCCATTTGGAGTTGTGACGGTGACAAGAGCCCGGGACCGGATGGCTTTAACCTCAAGTTCTGGAAAGCGTCATGGGAGATTATCAAAaaagattttttaaaggtgatgactGAATTTCACTCCAATGGCAAAATACCTCGGGGATGTAACTCTtcattcatcgttctcattcctaaaaaagaaggagcttgctCACTTGAGGAGTTTAGGCCTATTTCACTTATTTGTAGCCTCTACAAAGTCATTGCGAAGGTTTTGGCGAATAGGATGAAACAGGTCATGGATTCAGTTATTTCGGATAATCAGAGTGCCTTCATTGGCGGCCGTTACATCCTTGATGGGGTCGTGGTTCTAAATGAAGTAATCGCGGAGGCTACTAAGAAGAGAAAAAGGAGGATTATCTTCAAG GTGTAG
- the LOC131010226 gene encoding protein NRT1/ PTR FAMILY 5.10-like has translation MTGGDISELEAPLLDDVVRGSVDFNGQPAVRSKSGSWKSASFMIGVEVAERFAYYGISANLISYLTGPLGQSTAAAAANVNAWSGTASLLPLVGGFIADSYLGRYRTVIIASVIYVLGLGFLTISAALSESYNSLCESTTSNSACSPPLLEVIFFFFSLYLVALAQGGHKPCVQAFGADQFDEEDKKERLAKSSFFNWWYFSTAAGVFVAQLVLSYVQENMSWELGFGIPGAFMCLALVLFLIGSMTYRFGSSHDGRSPFVRIGLVFVRAARSWYSSSTETSSAAKEKDGKRHFLDRALVVGPEMDGGACTIHDVEDAKVILRLVPIWCTCLAYAVVFSQAATLFTKQGATMDRAITPTLEIPAASMQSIIHICVVISVPIYDRVLVPLARAVTGKPAGITMLQRIGTGMLFSIMLMVTAAFVEAERLATAREHGLVDEPDATVPMSAWWLAPQYVLFGIADVFTVIGLQEYFYDQVPADLKSVGLALYLSVFGVGSFLSSFLITVIDGATASDGGDSWFSSNLNRGHLDYFYWLLAGISALTMLAYLYFAKSYVYKRKD, from the exons atgacCGGGGGTGACATATCGGAGCTCGAAGCGCCGCTGCTAGACGACGTCGTCAGGGGCTCCGTTGATTTCAATGGGCAGCCCGCCGTGAGGTCAAAATCTGGCAGCTGGAAATCCGCCTCTTTCATGATcg GTGTTGAAGTGGCGGAGAGATTCGCATATTATGGAATAAGTGCGAATTTGATAAGCTATTTGACGGGGCCGCTGGGCCAGtccacggcggcggcggcggcgaacgTCAATGCGTGGAGCGGCACGGCGTCGCTGCTGCCGCTCGTCGGCGGTTTCATCGCCGACTCGTATTTGGGCAGATATCGTACCGTTATCATTGCTTCTGTTATCTATGTCTTG GGACTTGGCTTCTTAACTATATCAGCTGCTCTTAGTGAATCCTACAATTCTCTATGTGAAAGCACAACAAGCAACTCTGCTTGCTCGCCTCCTTTGCTTGAagtcatcttcttcttcttctccttgtACCTAGTGGCACTCGCGCAGGGCGGCCATAAGCCGTGTGTGCAAGCCTTCGGAGCTGACCAGTTTGATGAGGAGGACAAGAAGGAGCGCTTAGCCAAGAGCTCCTTCTTCAACTGGTGGTACTTCTCAACGGCCGCTGGTGTCTTCGTAGCTCAGCTAGTTCTGAGCTACGTTCAAGAGAATATGAGCTGGGAGCTCGGGTTTGGGATCCCGGGTGCTTTCATGTGTCTGGCATTGGTTCTGTTCTTGATTGGATCCATGACCTATCGTTTTGGGAGTAGTCACGATGGAAGGAGTCCGTTTGTGAGGATCGGGTTGGTTTTCGTGAGAGCAGCGCGGAGCTGGTACTCTTCGTCCACGGAGACATCTTCTGCTGCTAAAGAGAAAGATGGCAAGCGCCATTTTCTCGATAGAGCGCTTGTTGTAGGGCCGGAGATGGATGGGGGGGCGTGCACCATCCACGATGTGGAGGATGCCAAGGTGATCCTCAGGCTCGTGCCGATCTGGTGCACGTGCCTGGCCTACGCTGTCGTGTTTTCCCAAGCCGCCACTCTGTTCACCAAACAGGGCGCGACCATGGACCGTGCCATCACGCCTACTCTCGAGATACCGGCTGCTTCTATGCAGTCGATCATCCACATATGTGTGGTCATCTCCGTCCCGATCTATGACCGCGTCCTGGTTCCCTTGGCCAGGGCCGTGACCGGGAAACCTGCGGGGATAACAATGCTGCAGAGGATCGGGACGGGGATGCTCTTCTCTATTATGCTCATGGTCACCGCGGCGTTCGTTGAGGCAGAGCGCCTCGCAACGGCCCGGGAGCATGGGCTAGTGGATGAGCCGGACGCCACGGTGCCCATGAGCGCGTGGTGGCTGGCCCCGCAGTACGTGCTGTTTGGTATTGCTGATGTGTTCACCGTGATCGGCCTCCAGGAGTATTTCTACGATCAGGTGCCGGCGGACCTCAAGAGCGTCGGCCTCGCCCTGTATCTTAGTGTGTTCGGAGTCGGGAGCTTCTTGAGCAGCTTCTTGATAACGGTGATCGATGGGGCGACGGCGAGCGACGGCGGGGACAGCTGGTTCTCAAGCAACTTGAATAGAGGGCATCTTGACTACTTCTATTGGCTGCTGGCGGGGATTAGTGCACTTACAATGTTGGCGTATTTGTACTTTGCGAAATCCTATGTTTATAAGAGGAAAGACTAA